Below is a genomic region from Leucoraja erinacea ecotype New England chromosome 31, Leri_hhj_1, whole genome shotgun sequence.
TTGGTTTATTTCTGTTAGTGCATGCCCTGTACCTCCGAGCTTTTTACTCATTCTCCCGATTTTTTAGAGGTCCAATGCCTGGTCCTGGATTTTGGACATAAACTTAATCATcgcaccaatccccccccccccggtttgggttttgaaatattttattttcccttGGAAACTTGCCTTTTTATGTATTGTGCATGCAGGTTTACAGCGACACCTAATATTTTTAATGCTGTTTACAGttataattttaaattctgttgatAGAACATGTTGATGTAGTGATTGCTTATTGTATAAAGCAATGTGTCAGTACTGCCTGCTCAACAGAAACCATCTACTCAAGTATCGTGAGACCTCTTATTCTTTTGTTTCTTTGTCTACACGTTCAGAGGAGGGAATAATGTGGGTCCCATTTTTGCAGGGTTCAGAGTTTTCATAATAAATTCCAAAAGTGTTTACAGATGTTTTTTAGATTGTTCCTCTTTTGTTTACTCTCTGCCCTCATCTGTTCTCTTTCGCAGTCTCCAATCATTAGTTTACTTCAGAGACACAGATTGGAAACAGGGTCCTTGGGGCTACCTGAGTCCACGCCCACCACCATACACCAGTTCGATGTCATTCCAAttttacatcctacacactagtggtaatttacagaagctatttCTACCCGCAAACTTGCACTTCTTAattatgttggaggaaaccacagcaactGGCAAAAACCATTCACAgtggcagggagaatgtacagacagcacccgtagtcaggatcgaatcctggtctctggcaccatgaggcagcaacagatctaccactgcgctactgtgccttCCGCCAATCTGTTATAACTCTGGCACTTCTTGCCCTCGAACCTGCATCTTTCCTGCAGTAGCTCGTCAATTGTCACTAAAacatttgtgcaggaaggaactgcagaagctggttcgtactgaaggtgctggagtaattcagcgggtcaggcagcatctctggagttaaagGACAGACGATattctgggtcaggacccttcatcagtgatgctgccagacccattgagttactccagcactttgtgtctatcttcgacaaaAACTTtagtatttgtttaaaaaaaaagtctgaaCTTCCTCAAATGATGTGGACTCATCCTCATTGATCACTATTACACCCAGAAAACATGctcacttctccctcccttcctcactGAGATCCCACTTCTCCTgccctgttgtgtgtgtgtgctctgaaTCAAACCTAATAATCTTCCATGGTTtccccattctcctatcttcaCTGTCTCTGGCCCCAACTCCAACCGAGTTTAATGCTGGGATAAAGTTGAATGAGGAACATTATGTCTCGTGCTCCCTCAACATATATTAATGTGGCAATCTTGTATTAGCTGTGGGTCACAACATGAGGAACTGAAGGCTTATGTCTGACTCCATCCACCTTTTAAAACATGTGGAACGGGAGTTTCCCCCGAGTTGTGAAAAGTTTGTGTTTCAGAAATCCTCAAAAAAAGAATGAGCTGAAAAGAAAAGAGCAAAATTGTGTCGAGAGAGAGAGCATATGATACATGGGAATCAGACTGTTTGTTGGAGGTTCAGGTGGGACAGAAATAAAAAGAGGCAGAGAGAAGCCATGGGAAAAAGTCTGGCAGCAACCACAAAGTGGAATATAAAAATATTCTAAAAGCATGGATGTTTTCTGGGAACTTCATTGTTTATAATATATTTTAGACGTGTATGTTGATGGTATGATTAGTGGTGACCGATTTCTGCTGAGTGGTTAGCACgtgaccaaaagcttttcactgtacctcggtacacgtgacaataaactagactgaaaccAAAAGTTTGCGGACAACTAAATCgatcagtttagagatatggtgcaaacaggcccttcggcccatcgagtccatgccgaccaacgctAATTCGATACTAAACACCacggacagtttacagaagccaattaatctccaaacctgcaggactttggagtgtgggaggaaaacagagcacctggggaaacccacttggtcacagggagtacgtgcaaactccgtacagacagcacccacagtcaggatctaacccagggtctctaccgctgcgccaccgtgcattaGTAGATTTGGAGAGAGTGAAGAATATTGTCCAGGGGTTCTGCAGGCCATGGATAGCTGGAAAGATTGGTGTAGTGGTGGTAGATggaagttaatagacaataggtgcaggagcagggcatttgccccttcgagccagcaccaccattcagtgtgatcatggctgatcatctccaatcagtaccccattcctgccttctccccatatccactgactccactatttttaagggccctgtctagctctctcttgaaattaagTTGAAGTTAAGCCAAACGTGGGAGGGaagcattttgtgaagtcaaattCTGGTAAGGTGTAGCGACCTAGGAgctttgatgtacagagagaACTTGGGATGCAAGTCCATAAATCCCTGAAAGTAGTGATACATGGAGACGGGTTAGCAAAAAAAGGCATTTGATATGCTtggaagataggcgcaaaatgctagtacaagcatctgcagttccttcctacacatttggtatGCTTGCCAAGATAGGCCAAAGCGGGGCTGTATAATGGATGAGTTGGAATGCCATCTTGTGGCCGCACAAAACTTTGGTGAGTCCACTCTTGGGAGTATTCTGTAGATTTGCTTGCCACACTGTAGGATGGTCCTGCTGTAGAGTgtgagaagattcatgaggatgttctTGAAGTAGAGGCTCAAGGTctggtcttgtgctgtactgttctatgtgcttCAATaacactttggttaggctgcatttagagtattgtgtgcagttacagttgccccattacagaaagaatgtggaggctttggagacggtgcagatGTGATTTACCTGAATATAGttgcaaaaaaagctggagtaactcaacaggtcaactttggagaaaataaatagttgacgtttcgggtcgagacccttcttcatgctgctTGTATTGgatggtattagctacaaggacaatagacaataggtgcaggagtgggccattcggcccttcgagccagcaccgtcattccatgtgatcatggctgatcatccccaatcagtaccccgttcctgccgtctccccatatcccctgacaccgctatttttaagagccctatctagctctctcttgaaagcatccagagaatctgcctccaccgccctctgaggcagagaattccacagactcaccactctgtgagaaaaaatgtttcctcgtctccattctaaatggctcagtccttattcttaaactgtggcccctggttctggaaaggtgggacaaacttggattgttttatcttgaGCGTTGGAGGGGTGATctgagaaatgtataaaattatgggaggcacagataagaatagtttctttattggagGCACAGATAAGATGGACAGACAGAACCGTATCcccctcagggtggaaatgtcaaagactggagggcaaagctttatggtgagaggggcaacatttgaAAGAGATGAGtggaacttgtttttttttctacgcagagggagtggtgggtgcctggaacacgctagtCAGGTTaaagaggctgaagaagggtttcggcccgaaacgtcgcctatttccttcgctccatagatgctgctgcacccgctgagtttctccagcacctttgtctacctttgattttccagcatctgcagttccttcttaaacgggtTAAAGAGGCTAGTAGATATGCAAGGGATGGAGGGACATAGACAGAGAAGCTTAGTTAAAATCGACATTGTCTAACTCGCTAAATATTACAAACGTCATTCCTAtgtgggagaaactcagcatttTTGGCCTGACGTCGGGATGTACACAAATTCAGAAATAATACCCCAGCTACTCAAGTGtttgctgtttttatttcaggttttcaaTATTTGCATTTCATTTGTTACCTGTTCCAGACTGCCAGAGTCTCCATTAAAGCCAAGTCTCTGATAATATTATTACTGAAGACAAGGCGTCCCTGGAGCGCAATGACTGTCGCCAAATGCTGACATTTAAGTCGCTCATGTCAATGCTCCAACAGGCAGATTCACCATTTACACAAAGTTGTCATAGATGTTACAAAGTTGTCAGATGTTTATGAGAACGCAGCGagtaaaacaaacaaaacaaaaaaagcgaAACTGCAAAAATACCGTAGTTGCACAAAAATACTATGAATTTCATATTtggaagagaaaaataaaatatacTTTGAACCCGCGGTGGAGCTGGTCTACTGTGCTTGTCTGAGCCGCAGCCTCAAAGATTCTAGTgcttcaggtacacaaaaatgctggagaaactcggcgggtgcagcagcatctatggagcgaaggaaataggcaacgtttcgggacgaaacgttgcctatttccttcgctccatagatgctgctgcacccgctgagtttctccagcatttttgtgtaccttcgattttccagcatctgcagtcccttcttaaaaacATCTAGTGCTTCAGACCTGACTTTCCACTCGTGTCGCcgcttttaatttgtttttaaatacccCCAGTTCCACATGGCCACTGTTATAGTGGGGCATCCATTCAGCCAGCGACAATctacaactaaataaataaacacacacaccacacacacaaataaataaataaataaatacacagttAATAGCTGTTGGTGGGTGGATGAACGAGAGCTTCGGCCACAGTTTATAATTGGCTTGTTCGTTGTTTTATCATTAGCTGCGCCCGACTGAAACCCCACTGACCGGTTCATATCTGAGCCAATTATAAACGCTGGAAGGGTTCTATAATCCAAAGCAACCGACCAGATGGGCTGTCGAGTTGACGACGAGTTGAAACGGGTTAGTGCCGGATCCCGAGTGACCCAGAGACAGGTCCGTTACTCCAGGTGCTGGTTGACCCCCCGTTGTAGACGGCCACTGTGAGTgagatgacacacacacacacacacacgggggtgGTGGGGTGCTCCAACGGATGGACCTCGGATGTGAAGACACAAGGGTGAGCTGATTCAAGGGCAGAGTTGTTTCATTTGGTGCAGAATTGAGAGCGCCAGAGATAggcacagaatactggagtaacccagagtaACGTCTCTCTGGGGAATTTTAGGAAGAGGTGACCTTTGGAGTCGAGATTCTTCGTCCGGATCCAACAACGCCGCTGGCTGATTGAGTCCATTGCTTTGCAAGGGTCAAACGCGGATAGATGATTGCCCTGGTCGTGGATGAAACTCCCGGCCATTGTAAAACCCCGAATTCCTTTCACATGAGCGAACAGAACTGTGAGCGGGCCGGGCCCGGGACCGTGACCACTTTGCTCTTGTCCTGGATCAGCACGGGTTGGTTCCCGTACTGTCGGTACCACATGCTCTGGCTTCGGCCCAGGAAACTGTCCGCCCCGGGTCCGGGCCCCGAGCCCAGCGCCCGCTTCTCCAGCTCCTGTTGCTGTTGCGTCCAGATCACCAGCGACGTGTCGTTGTAACGCAGCCGCCCGTACGACTCGGACAAAGCCTTTTCGGCCAGTGGGCCCCTCCGGCCGCTCTCTGCAGCCCCGCTCATCATCATCCtcccaccgccgccgccgcccggcGCTGGAGCCGAGGCCCCACACTCACCATCTCAGTCAGACCCCTTTGTGTCAGTCAGTGCACGGAAACTGCCGAAAGGCGGCAACCATGGCAATCCCTGTCGCCCAATGTCTCCGGAAAAAGCCGAGCCCCTTGGCAACCCGAGGCAGTCAGTCAATCCACGGAAACACCCGAACCCTCCCGCGACTATGGCAACTcattcagtgttcaagaaggaactgcagatgctggaaaatcgaaggtagcacgaaaatgctggagaaactcagcgggtgcagcagcatctatggagcgaaggatttcgggccgaaacgttacacatttcatagaaacataaaaaattaggtgcaggagtaggccattcggcccttcgagcctgcaccgccattcaatatgatcatggctgatcatccaactcagtatcccgtacctgccttctctccataccccctgatccccttagccacaagggccacatctaactccctcttaaatatagccaatgaactggcctcaactatcctctgtggcagagaattccagagattcaccactcaccattcaccatttccttcgctccatagatgctgctgcaactgctgagtttcttcagcatttcagtgttcagtatttatttaatttcattcaCTGAGTTCttgcatacacagaagaaacgaaAAAAAACGTTACTtaatcagtttccattcagtgtagttaatttaaaaaaaaaagtataaatacatagagcttttaAGAAGAGACTgttttaacaaggaactgcaagatgctggaaaatcgaaggtagcacgaaaatgctggagaaactcagcgggtgcagcagcgtctatggagcgaaggaaataggcaacgtttcgggctgaaacccgaaagggtttcggcccgaaacgttgcctatttccttggcaaCACATTGTTGCAGCATCTCTGCAacacagggcagcatctctggagagaagggaatgggtgacgtttcgggtcgagacccttcttcagactgagactcgcggggaaagggaaacgagacacTAGTAGACCATGATGTGGAacagatattgaacaaatgaatggtagacaaaagtgctggagaaactcagcgggtgcaagcagcatcgatggagcgaagggtttcggcccgaaacgttgcctatttccttcgctccatagatgccactgcacccgctgagtttctccagcactttggtctaccttcgattttccagcatctgcatttccttcttaaatacttgaacacatgaatgaacgatatgcgaAAAAGCAACAATAATAAAGGAACCGGGACATTGTTAGCtgcttgctaggtgagaacgaaaagctggtgtgacttataGACActagaatgaattaattaataagtttattggccaagtattcacatacaaggaatttgccttggtgctccacccgcaactggcaacatgacatacagtgacagttaagaatgataatacaacattaaacattaataataacacaataaatgaataataatgtattattatatagataatagacaataggtgtgggtggagagagagggaatgcagggttagagaagttagtctgaagaagggtctcgacccgaaagtcaccCTTTTACTCTAGGCTCATGCCGCCTAGGCCGCTGagcctactaatcaagaatctggagtcactcagcgggaccagcgtctgcagttccttccaacactaatcaagaatctgtcaaatctTCATagttcactccagcattttgtgtccggactgtcttcggtttaaaccggcatctgcagttccttcccacacattgaaAAATGATGAGCGATGAACGGAGAGACATCGAGCCCCGGGAACCACTGTCACTCCAAGCCAACTTAGACACCGGACAATCACTGTCCCGGGAAATACCAGAGCCCTTGCAAGCGAGGAAGGAGTCGCCGCGTTCTCCAGCGGCGGCGGTTCACGGACTGTCCGGCAGGTGGTGCTCGCTTCCCGGGATAGACCGGCAACTTGCGGTCTGCCTTGTGTAGCAAGCAagcaaccacagatgctggtttgcaccgaagatagacatctaggtacgggggaggagaggggaggggggggggggggggggggggggggggaggggtggagacaggagaatgggattgggagggaaaaatagatcaaccatccTCGAATGacagaacagacttgatggggccgaatggcaaaTCTGCACCTATGTCTCATGATCTAACCCAGAATAATTTGGCACAGTTCAAAAAGGCTGCTCGAGGGCGAGCAATAAAAgttagacaaaaaaaatgctggcgaaactcagcgggcgaggcagcatctatggagcgaaggaaatgggcaacgtttcgggccgaaccccttcttcagacgatgtgtaccttcgattttccagcatctgcagttccttcttaaacgagcaATAAAAGTTCACAGTTTTGAACATGCGGTGGCTCGATTTCCCATTGACAGCAGGTACTTGGAATTGCATTCATCTGCACTCAACGACATGCGGCCGAGTACACAGAACAAATACTCAGCGTTTCCATGGATAATAGAGCAGATAACTTGAGCTAAATGAAGCCCATTCAGTCCCTCGTGCCATTATCCTTTAGGAACTCAACCTTCTACATCGATATCCAACCtctcatgaagatagacacaagatgctggggcaactcagcgggacagtcagcatcgctGCAGTTTCGGCTAGAGACCCTTCCACTGTAGACAGTATCGACTATaacatatgatgaaggaatgggtcgactgggcttgtattcattggagtttagaaggatgagagggtttcttatagagacatttaaaattcttaaaggattggacatggtAGATACagaaaaaatgttctcgatgtttggGGAgcccggaaccaggggtcacagtttaagaataaggggtcggcattttaggacggagatgtggaaaaatagtttttcacccagagagttgtgaatatatggaattctctgccacagaaggcagtggaggccaattcactggatgttttcacgagagagttagatttagctcttagggctaaatgattCAATGGATGTGGAGAacgggaactgattttagatgatcaaccaggatcatattgaatggcggtgctggctcgacgggccgaatggcctactcctgcatctatgacGAAATAGCCACTTCCTAAGCGGAAGATGGTACAAGGCAACGTGTAAAAGTTACAGAAAGAAAAGATTGTGCTGTCAAAAGTGGGAAAGAGTACTGATTTTAATTATATTTGTTGAGTCTAGACGGGTGCAATTGAAAGGCGATGACAGGTGAGGCAATTGCAGCGGGTGGAGCAACATGGTGCTAGTGAGCTAGGGCGCCTTATcaacaaaggccacggagaagatacaaaggcagcatctctggagaacagagcttcgggtctgaagaagggtcctgtcctcattccatgtttaagaaggaacggcagatgctggaaaatcgaaggtagacaaaaatgctggagaaactcagcgggtgcagcagcatcagaagcagcgaaggaaataggcaacgtttcgggaccgaaaccctttcgggtttcggtcccgaaacgttgcctatttcctgaaatggttcctattcgggcccgaaacgttgcctatttcctgaaatggttcctattcgggcccgaaacgttgcctatttccttcgctccttagatgctgctgcacccgctgagtttctccagcacttttgtctacctgtcctcattccatgttccccagagatgctgcctgacccgccgagttactccagcacgttgtgtcttcttttttgtaaaccagcacctgcagtttcgcTGAGGACTTTGAGGAACGTCCAATGCACACCGTCAGACAATGAGGAAACTGGGCGCAAGGCAGATGGACTACACTTCGGCGAAAGTTATTGTATAGCATTTAATGTCAATTTATTCAGAAACTACGGGCAATTTAAAGAGCAGAGGCAAGCGAAGTCGCGACAAAGGGTTTAGTGACACCTTCTAATTCATTTCCCCGGAAATAAGCAGCGTGTACATGATAATTGCAAATAAATTAAACGAATGAAATCAATTACAGCCGAACTGTTTCATGGGACGTTTGACACTGAAATTACCCAATCGCCTCCATTCTCTCTGAATATAACGCTACCCAGTGCAACGTTTTTTTAGCTGATCTTAGCCTCATTTGCCTGGTGATTTTCCACATATATGCTGGAAAAAAAACGTAGAGCTCTGCCTCACTCCCTTCGCTGTAAACCCCAAAATACCTGTCACTGCGTCTAGATTGTGACATTGTCAGACTTCCTGTACTGGATGGGCAAAAATCTGGTTTCATGGCAAAAAACCCCCAACATGATTCAATGGTTTCTTTCAACTCCTCTCCAACTAAATctacaatgttcaagaaggaactgcagatgctggaaaatcgacgatagacaaacgtgctggaggaactcagtgggtcaggcagcatctctggagaaaagcaagggtgacgtccagagatgctgtctgacctgctgagttactccgtctacctttggtgtaaaccagcatctgcagtttcattcctatACAAAATCTGGAAGTAATTATTGTCAATATCAGGAAAGCAGAATGGCagggggaagaagggtctcgccccgaaacgtcacccattcattctctccagagagcgctgcctgtcccgctgagttactccaacattttgtgtctatcttctgtaacaTAGTTTATTCCTATGTGTCTATTGTTTTTTTGAAGTTTGCTTTATTTGTTAGCAGGGCAGGCGCAACTATATACCTTTCGTAACGTCACTAACTTCTCCTCCGCAACCCTCAGAGATTGTTGGAAGAAGCATTAAACGTGTGTCGTTCAACAACAGATTTCGGAATGttcattatatatataattaagtGATGTGGGTGATCCAGATCCAATGGTGCGTTAGTAAAGATGCcatagttatagtcatacagcgtggaaccaggcccttcggcccaacttgcccacaccggcccacgtgtcccagctacactagtcccacctgcctgcgtttggtccatatccctccaaacctgtcctatccatgtaccagtctaaacgttgcgatagtccctgtctcaactacctgctccggcagctcgttccatacacccaccaactcgttgtgtgaagaagttacccctcaggttcctatttgatccccccccatcttaaacctatgttctctggttctcgattccccgactctgtcaTGTCAGGGTATGTGGGGATGGGCGGGGATTAGGATTTAAATGTATCTGGGGAATTAGAGGATAAAGGAATCGGGATTAAAGTGTAAACGAGCAGCGGTGTTTTAGGATATGGGAAATTGGGATCGTGGCTgctcctctcgctctctctcacttCCCGGTTCAACAGATTTGTTTCcattctgcagaagggtcccgagtcGACCCGGACCGAAACGttccccattcattctctccagagatgctgcctgtcccgctgagttactccagcatttttgtgtccaccttcggtttaaagcagcatctgcagttcttgtctaaacctgtttttacaaaaaccCCACAAAACCAACTCTATTTCACAGGAGATGGATGTCAATGGGATGAAATGCAGCGTTTCCTCGTTGTGCCCTCGATGTGCAAACCTGGTGCTTGATGTTTGAGTGATTATTTAACGGGTTAAATCAGAATTTAGATGCAGCTGAGGCGcgttcacgtgtgtgtgtgtgtgtgcgcgcgcgctccCGAGGCATTCACAGTGTGCGCGCTCCCGAGGCTGGTTGCGCGTCCACGGGGAGTGTGTGCACATCGGCCACTGGGTGTCCACCGATCACCAGTCGCTTGGAGGAATCGCTGGGCTTGGATACAAAGTTGCCGGGGCCACAGATACATTGTGTCCGCGCCCGAGGATTGACTGAGCGTCGGGCCGGGGTCGGGCCGGGCTGGTGCCGGGTCGGTGCTGCAGGGAaggccgtctcctccccttccccttcccctccccttccccttgctCCCGCTTCGATGGGAAGAGCCCCGGCTCCGGCCCGGGATCCCGCTCCTCCAGCCCGGCCAACTGCGCCCTGAGACACAGCGGCTCCAGTACCAGCCGCTCCCCCCAGCCGGCTCGCCAGGCATTCACATCCcccacccgcacactaacaccccctacccacacccccccccaccccctccacccccacccccggaccGTTAGTGTCCCGGGACCGTCATCCtaaacccccaccctcccccccctccccccccctctccctctcctctctccctctctccctctctccctctctccctctctccctctctccctctctccctctctccctctctccccccccggcaTCTCCGCCCCAGAACCTGTTCTTctgtccccctcccaccccctgtgGCTCCCTGTCCTTGTCCCTGCATCCCCCCCGGTCTACACAACCTCACCCCACCGTCCACTAACGCGTTGCCTTTGAAATACCCGGGACCTTTCGCCcatttaacacccccccccccccccaccaggccCCTCTC
It encodes:
- the LOC129712110 gene encoding putative uncharacterized protein BRD3OS; translation: MMMSGAAESGRRGPLAEKALSESYGRLRYNDTSLVIWTQQQQELEKRALGSGPGPGADSFLGRSQSMWYRQYGNQPVLIQDKSKVVTVPGPARSQFCSLM